The Pan paniscus chromosome 15, NHGRI_mPanPan1-v2.0_pri, whole genome shotgun sequence genome includes a window with the following:
- the BATF gene encoding basic leucine zipper transcriptional factor ATF-like, with protein sequence MPHSSDSSDSSFSRSPPPGKQDSSDDVRRVQRREKNRIAAQKSRQRQTQKADTLHLESEDLEKQNAALRKEIKQLTEELKYFTSVLNSHEPLCSVLAASTPSPPEVVYSAHAFHQPHVSSPRFQP encoded by the exons ATGCCTCACAGCTCCGACAGCAGTGACTCCAGCTTCAGCCGCTCTCCTCCCCCTGGCAAACAG GACTCATCTGATGATGTGAGAAGAGTTCAGAGGAGGGAGAAAAATCGTATTGCCGCCCAGAAGAGCCGACAGAGGCAGACACAGAAGGCCGACACCCTGCACCTG GAGAGCGAAGACCTGGAGAAACAAAACGCGGCTCTACGCAAGGAGATCAAGCAGCTCACGGAGGAACTGAAGTACTTCACGTCGGTGCTGAACAGCCACGAGCCCCTGTGCTCGGTGCTGGCCGCCAGCACGCCCTCGCCCCCCGAGGTGGTGTACAGCGCCCACGCATTCCACCAACCTCATGTCAGCTCCCCGCGCTTCCAGCCCTGA